The following DNA comes from Castanea sativa cultivar Marrone di Chiusa Pesio chromosome 10, ASM4071231v1.
TTGGAAATATAAAAGAAGTTATAAAGTGCCCCACACCAAGTATGAATTGACCATTGGCCAATCTTAGTTCAATGAAATCTTTCACCTATCTATCTATTTCCCCAATTACCTGAATTTTATGCATATGAAATCATACATCATGTTTGACTATGAAATGATTTTTATAGTGATCCTATAAGGCTATAGGTGAAGTTGAtagtcttctcaaaaaaaaaaaagtggggggggggggggggggggaataaaATCTAATAATATAAAGCATCTAGTTCAGTGGGCATTCTCTAAGAATTCCCAGTTGCATTACGTCCCAGACAAAAGCATGAAATAAGAAAAGGAGGACATTGATCATATTCAGTAATTCAGGCACTCTAATCTCTTCCCATCCTAAATGTCATCAATTTGTAACAATCATACACATTCTCTGTgaatgtaaatataaaaatcatctaGTTCAGTGGGCATTCTCTAAGAATTCCCAGTTGCATTATATCTAGACAAAAAGCATTATAAGAAAAGGAGGGCATTGATCATATTCAGTAATTCTGGCACTCTAATCTCTCCCCTAAATGTCATCAATTTGTAACAATCATACACATTCTCTGTGAATGTAGACGGGCTTGTCTtctttgagcacctcttcctgtCACTCTTCCAACTCAAATTTCCAACTCTCCTCCCCAGACGTGACTGCAACAAAATCTAACAAACTAGTTAAGGATAAACCAAGTGGGGTTCCTTGAATTACTCTGTTTGCTTTTGGAATCTGGCAGTTTGGCTttgtcaaaataattatatatttagacAAGCTATAGTGTCTATGCAAACCCTTACTAACCATGCCTGCTAGCTTGCCACAGAACATACATTTGTTACCTCTGAAGAACAAAGCAAACCCAGCCATACTCTAAATCTAATTTGCTAAACACCCCCAATGATTCCCAACATCACTTTAAACACAGATGGTAGCATTGGTAAGGTGGGATCAAGGATTTTACTCAGAAATCATGAGGGAATTTGGatcaagggttttttttttcttctaaaggCTAGGTACAAGTACAACTATGAATAACATGGCAGCTATATGAGTTGTCTGCTCTGGCCATCAAATGGCCTAGGGGTTAGGGTACCAacgttttttcttcttcttcttcttcttcttctgctttttttttttttttagttacaatTGGGGTGAGAGGATTTGGACTTTAGATGTCTCCCTTCAAAACACTAGTAGGTGTCAATTGAGTAGTTAAGATACAAGACTCTTGACACCAAATATAACACGTGCTTCAAGTACTTGTCTGAATTATTCCTACCCTATTcgttattttgtatttttggtaaATCAGAATCTCATACACATCCAAAAAGCCTAGGACATGGGACAGCAATGGTTAAAGAGGCTCCAGCAAAGTAAGTCAATATCATTTAAAAGTTAAACATTCAAATCTTCAGAGAAAGAACAAGAAAGAATCAATCACAAAACAATTCAttaaatgtaataaaattttaatctcataTGCTTACACCATATGGtacaatctaaaaaaattgaatctatAAAATATTCTTGCTTCAATTGTATACCTTTTCTTTGCAGTTTGCACCAAATAGATATCATCTCTTCCATTATAatacattttgttttgatttatcaaaaatattttattttactttgagCTCCCTTCTCTCCTTTAGACATCAACTCATACTAGAACTATGTTTTCAAAAACCATATTGTAGATTCTTTACTTAGAAATCAAATCTTAATTATAAACTAATATTAATATAATCAATCGATCATAAATTTATAGTTTTACCATCACTCTCAATTTATCTTCAAATAAATATGCAAAAGCACTTAAaactaatattaatttttttaataaaaaaaaaaactataaactaAAGTTAATATCCAGTGGAGCAGTTTACAACTAGTTTCATTTAAACAATAAGACCGTCCCATTTCATTCAGTGATGAGGTATTTATTGAGCCATTGTTGGACCAAGAGTGAGTGATAACATACATTGAGCATCTCCAACAAATAAGGCATATTTTCACCCAATTTGGGGatccactttttttattttgcctaTCTACATTTTCAAATATACTTTCCAAGGAACTCTATGATGATGAAGAGATAACATTCTTAAATTAACGCTAACCTATAAAGTATTCTACAAGTACTTGAATTTGGCGGTAAAAAAGTCCTAAAACAATTAGAAATAAGAAACTAAACCCACATAAAAATATCTgaataattatatttaacaaatgacaaaaacTGATCCCTATATGATGTCCTATACTCCACCATCaacatacttttttttcatcaaagTAGCTTCTTCAAATATTTCAATTCAAATCTATCCATGTATTTGTTAGTCAAAGACAGTAGGCAAACAATGAAAACTTACGTTACTATGCttgaaagataaaaatttgttttgccTTGGCCTCTCACGCTCCCTTGGTTATCTTGTCAACCAATCAGTCACAAGAAACCATCTgaagtatatttttaagtttcttCCTCCATTTCATTTCACAGAAGAAAATCTTCCTTTCTCACTCATTGAATTGTCATTAGTGGGTACAACTTGAATTGGGTCAGGGCAttaaattaaggaaaaagatagtaaaaagaaaaaaagaaaaaaaaaatggattacAGATTTGTAACATACTTTGTCCAAACATGTCTCTCGcgtgagtgaaaaaaaaaaaaaaattttgagggcTGTACACAGAATCACATGATTGTGGATGAAACTGATCTGAGCATATGATCCCTATAATGCACACATACCTCTAATTTTGACATACCTGAGCTGGTCAACTTACAATTTGGGAGAAATACATAGAGAGAACAATGCTCTCATCATTGCCTGCTTTTACCTCCTTCCTGGCCAGAAAATTTCACCATTAAACTTTATCTTCATCATTTTAACAACTTATTAATTATCCAATTGGTCTAAACCATGCGATGGAAACTTTTCAGCACAACTATTGTGGTGCACTAGGAAAAGACTTActttttaaatagattattcAAGAAATAGTTGTCTTCTTATTAGAACATGGAAAAAGAGACCAGTGCAAACATTCAAATTGCACTATCCATAGTTCCATACCATGGTGGGTGAATACAGATCGAGTTCCCAACTTCAAGGTCAACATCACTGCAAACTCTTggattaaaaataattgttgtttTCCTTCCTCCATTTATCATTATTTGAGGGCTTCCTGATGGTGTGGGGCTCTGCAAAAGCAGGAATGCACCTTCAATCCTCATTTACCAAACACTTAAAATAGACATGGATATATATTGAATCAGAAACATCCAGCTGGAGGCAAAtgttaaaaacattttatgcaAGTACCCATCCCAGAAAAATAGTCTGGGTTGACTAAACATACAAATTAAGGCACTAATTATCATATAATAAACCCTTCCCCATATCAATGCTTTCCAAAATTGCCATCTGAAGCAAATTGTAAagatatcaaaattttgaattcttaaaataaaaagggtGGAATGATAAGGAGAatgtttttgcattttaacttttgaacatgaaaaatatagaaatttggACTATAAATATGGATGGAGCAAGTATCTTACGACTACTTCACACCCTAAGGGCATACTGAGCAACACTCTCCATAACATCGTGTTaaataatgtaaattttgagaggatggttgagaaaattttgatgttgcAGCTAAGATGCAACACTTCTCACATCTCTAAGAAAGTTTTAGTTGCTAAACATAACTAACAAGATTTGAAAGCAATTTGCAAATAACTACTCGGGttgtagaatctaattaaattcaaaatattgtgATTTTGTAAATtagttgtaaataaaaaaaaagaaagcaccTTTTCAATTATTATCTTTCAGGGAATAAATGTTAGCCATAATTGGTGGTTGTATCAGCAAGGTTTTGCAAATAATCTACATAACTTGTTTCAATTTTAAACATGACCTCTATGTTCTCGCCAAAAGAGCATTGACAAACTATCAGCTTTGCATCCAAGTATCTTGCCAGGATTTTTACAACGATGCTGCTTACTTCATCTGAGGAGGTATGGAACAATAATTAGTGTAAGGAATAGGAAAAACACAAGCACAAACTTATTAATTGTTCAAGTGACTCGTCTATGCATATTGTTTTCATTTCCATGAGTTAACATGCtcctttgaaaaataaataaattacagtcacaatttttactaattttgtTAGATCCAGTCTGCAACTTCTTCAAGAAATCCgcatctctttctttttcattctgcATGAGCTGTTGCAACTTCCCAAATAATCCAATTCTGCAGAATTGGGAAGCACACATTCTGAGTTCAGAACTACTCAATTTGAATTCACTCTATGAACATCAGCATAACAggaaaataattagaaaaattttcACATAATATGGTGAGATGTGACACACAATATTTTCCTATTAGTTACCCTGATGATTTAGGCACTGCAACAAGGGCCCCTTCATCATTTAAAAAGGTGGCACCTAAAGTTTCTTGAAACCGATCTGCCATAGTTTGCCCCTTCATTTCTGGGATTGTAACCTTTAGCTTTTGATCTGTGGCCTGCTTTAGCATATAACTAAGAATACATATCGTACAATACAGTACCaacaagaaggaaaagaagGGAGGGGGAAAAGCGGGGGTTGGGGGGTGAGGGTGAGGGAGTTAAACACAACAGATACCTTGTCCTCACTAGATGATCCACTACCCATGGATTCAGAGGAATCCTCTCTGTCAACAGTTCTATCTCCCAGTGGAGAGATAATTTTCTTTGCAACAATCTGCACCCTTTTAGCTTTTGTTCTACTACACTGCAGCAAATAGCAGATCAATCTGGGAATGGATAGCAACAGgtagaaaagaataaaaatttccGGGGTCAAAGAAGACAGCAAACCTTTTTAGAAACTCCTTTCTGCAAACTAGCTCTGTCCTGAAGGCCATCTAGAAGCTCAGCCATCGATGGCTCAGTGCATCCATGCCCAAGAGCTCCTACTTCAGCATGTAAATTCTCTGACTGGAATTGATTCTTTCTCTGACAATTGTCAAGAACCTCAGCAATTGAACGTTCTTCGGATCTAGGTTCAAACGTGTCCAATCTTTCAGGTGCTTCATGAACCTCAAATGACACATCATTTTCATCCTTAGATAAAGAAGGCCAGGAGGGTTCTTCCTTACATGACTGGAAACGGAATGAAAATTTTTGCTTAACCCTGCATCCAACTCCTGCAGCAGTTGATTCTCAAGATTACCGTACAGAAACAGTTTTGTCTTAAGTCAAACAGAACCggtttcataataaaaaataaatataagacCATTTACAAATGAAACATAAAGCTCTATCTCATCTCAGGTCTGATATAAAGGTTGATTACCAAAAAATTCAACTCCAGAAACATATCTAAATTATAGAATAATAGCCAACCGTTAGCAAATCTGATTGTTGCCTTAAGTATACAATGTACTTTCAGTTTATATGGACTTGCATGGACATCTATGTTAACATCTGAATATTACTGGTTTTAATATATTGATTCACTCAGGCATTCCATTAGGGCTGGACTCTGAAGCATAAATGACATTAATGATTAAACCCCATTGTACCctgtaaaaactgaaaagtaatTAAACAAAGAGAGTATTCCACATATccttttctttgtgttttcCAATTTCCATTTTATTTCAACAAGCAAGACTTTAAGAACAAGCTCCTACTCTCAACAAATTGGGACAACATACACACTGAATCCATGAATTGATGAGCTATGTAAAATATTACATGGTACTGACTACTGAGTATGAATTTGAAAGCTACcaagaggggaaaaaaactaCATACAAACTGtatttaaaactatttataagaaaaaataaagacatactaccaaaaacatatatataaaaagttaacaaaagatGCTCCCATGGTAACAACCTGTTTACTTCCTCCAGTGTTtgacatatacacacacacacaaaaaaacctTATATATGCAGATTAACATGTAATGCTTACACATTGATATGGCAAACATTGGTTTTAAGAAATCATAAGATAATTGGAAAGAGAAAACACCTTTATAAGATTTGCTTGCTTTGGAGTAGGCAGAATGGGTTGATGCATTCTCATTCAAATGGAACAGTGCCTCAGCTTCTTTACTTACAGCAGACCATGTCCGTGCACCATCTTGCATCCCACTTCCAAATCTACAAAGGCTGTCTTCATGGAGCTTTTTAGCATTGGAGGAATCAGAAAATTTCGACACCACGTTGTTTACCTATCCAAACAGATAACAAAGAATGTTACCATcttgcaacaacaacaacaagagaaACCATAAGAGAGTCCGCATATTTACaatacaaacccaaaacaagCTGTCGCAATTGGTAAAAAGCAATACAAAcacaaagcaaaaagaatcaaattcaCTGCTTCCTATCAGCTTAAACTTTTGGCACATATGGTAATATATCATATGCTAAATCTCTAGATGTTACTACACTGTACCTCATCATCGGAGATGATTTCCTCATCCGAGTGGCACTTGAATGCCTTCCTTGCCTTGTTACGAAATTCAGGCATTTCAACATCATCATCTTCAAGAGAGACATGTGTGTCattctgataaaaaaaaaaaacaacattacaaatacaaaacaaattcTAATTACACAAAGTGGCTGCGAATACAAACTATGTATGACACACAAAAAGTATTGATAACACATGCCTTGCTACTTTTCTTTCCAAAATTCCATTCAGAAGTACCTGCATTGAAAAACCACATtgacacacccaaaaaaaaaaaaaaacatactaaCATTCAAATTTAGagttattatcaaataaatttttgatcaacaatataatataatatacctcTAAGTATCTCGAGCCGCGACAAAACTTGCAGTTCCTCCTATCAAATGAAAGCATGAAGTTGCAATCAAGAATTTGAAATCTGTGGTCCAAACAGGAAAGAGAAAGCTACCTTTTTCTCCAAAGCACCGGTTAATGAGGCAGAAATTTGGGGCAATTTAGAATCGTAATCTTCCTCATCTGCCAAATTGTAATCAAAACGACGacgtaagagagagagagagagagagcacaaaaatgaaaaaaaaaaagtaaaaaaaaagtgaggattACCGGAAATGCTGTGGTCGGAGTCGGGATTTTGCTGAATGGGAGAGGAAACAATAGGAGAGGATTAGCTTATTGAATCAAATCAAAGCAAAgcaatttgagagagagagtgagagtgggTGTTTTTACCAGAAAAACGTTTTGCCGCCACATCTGGGTGCGTCTCAGTCAAGCCAAGTACCAAGGTGAATTTGTAGTACTTTACGGAAAATATGGAGGAAGGGAACGGAATAGAATTTAGggctaaaatttaaaaatttgaaacttaaaaccCAAATGTGCCAAACTTTATggataaaatataaattttgcattgcaaaaatttaagttgcctacttttagtttaaactttacctatttaaggtttgattgaaatttaagttgtttacCTATGATTTGAAATCTCATGATACAAATATtttgctagatttttttttttttatttgatcttatatttttatgttttttgtgtttttggaaaagagaaacataaaagtaaagcaAATTTATGTATTTAGTCATGTTTTTTAACAGGTTAAGAAAATCTAACTAAACTAACTTCAGgcgggtaaagtgtcaaatttcaaatcacagatagacaacttaaatttcgaccAAATCATGAGTGGGTAAGTTGTAAAACTTCAGaaagtaaaaatgtaaaattttaaatactcTCACACTTCAGTGGTAAAATTTAATTCCAAACTTTCataatgtaaaattcaaattttccaaaattttaagtttatagTTTGCAAATTATCCTAATTTTAAGAAATCtaattaggggtgtgcaaaaaaccgaCGAACCGAAACAACCGGCCAAAACCAACTGAACCAATGCCAAAATTTTGGTTCGGTTTTGATGCGGTTCggttttggtttcattttttcaaaatcgaAATTTTCGGTTTCGGTTTCAGTGCTGgatttttttaccttgaaactgaCCGAACCAaccgaaatatatatatatatatatatgtaattttaaaacataactGATCAGTGGCTTAGTGGTATGCTCCTTGTGGTTTGGCTAGCTAATCCCAGGTTTGAGCCTTCAACGtggattttttttagcttttaattttgtaaaaccCTAGAGCATGATATAAAGACGAAAATACCCATCTTCTattcttcccttttcttttcttcagccACCCCCATCTCCAactttttctctcaattttttctctcaattttttctctGTCTCTTTCAACCCTTCTCGTTCTTGCTTCAGTGGACACACACACAGAGCAAAATGGAAGAAGAAGCTTTCTCAAGCTTTCTTCACTCAAATTCTTCAGTCTCTctgaccctctctctctctctctctctctctctctctctctctctctctctctctctctctctccaagttCATCTCTTCGCTTCAGATCGATGAAGACCAACTGTAAGAGATCTCTACTTCCCTTTTCTTTCGTATATCTGAGATTCTCATAAAATCGATGAgttttttttacactttaggctgtgtttgttttgtttcgtttatactgtgatttttttttcaagtgaacgGTGATTTTGCTTTAGAGTGATCTGTGTGAAAAGTTTTGAGCTTATGGTTTTTATCGATTCTGAGTGTGATTTTATATGTTTTGGTTTTTGCTTTATCATTTGAAAGAGTGTggtttttaaaatctcaaaccCTCTCTTTGGAAAATCGAAAACCAACCGAAATCGACTGAAATCGAAATACACCGAAACCGATGGATTTCCAGCCATTTCGGTTGGTTTCGGTTGAGAATTTCACAAACCGAAATATTCGGTTTCAGTTCGCCATACCCATACAAACCGACCAAAACCGAACCGAGCACACCCctaaatctaattttaaaactttctctcaaaaaaaaaaaaaaaaaaaaaaaacctaattttaaagaaatagcagttacctatatatatatatataaaattaaaaacacaataaaaaaatgacCCGAAAAGTGTTTCACTGTTGTCGTCTCACGTTCTGTTGTTCCATCGATATATCGCATTCTACTTTTCCTCATTGTCTGCCTAAAAATATCAAGCAACCATTCTTCATCCCTTTTCCTTGAATTTATTGTTAAGATTTGCGTTTTGAATGGTGGATTTAATGTTTTACGTACTTATTTAttaattgtatataaaatttgatttcattACATAAATTTATTGCACTCAATTCTGGTTTTTCATTCATGATTACTAGTGTATCTTTCTATACAGTGTTATGCAATCAATAGCTATTATTCTTCAGATACTTGGTCTGAAAAAACTAGTGAACCTAGGACTACTATATTTGTGCATGGTTGAGTTCATCTTTTCACCGCTGTGGCAGTTGCTACATGCATCATTAGATGATGAATAGTTGCTAAAGATTACCACATAAAACAAGTCTAGTTTTATGGACAACTCATCCTCAACACATGAAAATAGATGAGAATATCAAAGTGAACATCATGAGAGAAATCTCAAAGAGTAAACCGTGTAcacatagtaaaaaaaaactaaaaaagtttattacttatcaaagtAAAAatggtttgtttgatttttaggTTGAATTAATTGCGTTGGTTGTTCACTTGCCTAGAAAATGTGGTCATTTTGTCTACTGAACCCGACAAGAGAAAATGCCCTTCAATTACCTGGTAACTGGTTATAGTGGGTGGGGTGGGGTCTGTTGCCTATAGGTTTACTGGCTAGAGGCAAATCCAAAGGGATTTCCTTTAGAAAAGGTTCtctacttatcaaaataaatgtcATTCCTATTGTGTAGGTTTCCAATAACATGAACCCACCTTGATATCCACAGTTGGGTCATATAAAGATGTAAAATGTAAGAGATGATGAATTGAGGGTTATATTTTAGGACTCTTGCTgaattcttgaatcttgatgtTAGCAACTTAGTTACTTTCATGAATATTATGTATGCATTGACGCAGGACAACCAGAACAAAACTAAAACAACcataaaataaagggatatgacctaggagtcagcacttAGGCTTGGCTTGGAGTCAACACCAAGCGAGAAAACCACTAGGGTAGACTTAGAGTCagcaccaaacaaaaaaaaaaagaccaaatagccattttttcattcatcaaaatatcaattatctcctcaaggagtacaataggttgcttataaataattgctaaaccctagttctaattgactaggaaaccctaattgccttattacaaaaatagccttgcttccaaattaaaatactaatagcctaataaaccactaggacctaaaacataaaaatacaattgacttgcaaatataaataatattaaataataattattttgcaTCTCCCGCATCATTCTCCTCTGGTTGGAGAAAACTCGACCTCGAGTTCTAAAGCATTGAAGGATTAGGATGCTGACAAGTAACACTTGCTTCCAAAATGGAATCACCTTATGGagcatagagaaaagaaaaaccttgaattccaCCATGTCAAACTCTTCTGGaataacaaaatcaatgtgTGGAATCAATATAATCTTATCTTGAACCATTGGAAGCACTATGTTATCCACTTTCTCCACTTTAGCAAATTGTTTGTCTTCATGCACCATGGAAGGCTGATCAAAAGCAGATTCATTAGCTTCCAATATCACATCATGTGCACCCTCTAACATAATACTCTTTGGAGAAACCATCTCTTCACCTTGCTGCTCTTCAATAGATTCATTTCCTTGCACACATGTTAAAGCAACACTTGTTGAGGCATGTACGTTTGTGTCAACATTAGACTTTGGTGTTGCGTGACGATTCTCCACGACCAAGATATCATCATCAATGTTGTCTTCCATGGGGGTAACAATAAGTTCATTGTGATCAATTATCCTTGGTTTCCCAATTGAATCTGTTTGTGTCTTCATTTGCTTCATCTGAGCAATCCTATCTTGAACATCTTTCATGAGCTTTATAGATAATTCCTTTAATTCATTGGTAGATAATTCCTTGATAGATTTTTCAAAAGTGCGGTTTGAGGAAGTTTAAGGCGTCTAGCGAGTTCACTGACCTTTTGGACAGAAACTATGCTGTTGGGTTTGAGGACTTCCATATGGATGCAATTGAACACTTCCCCAAAGTGGATTTCAACCCTATCAAATTTCGCGTCGCTGTTGAGAGTTCCCTTCTCCATATGAGTTCTGAAGATATAAATGCTGAAGACGATGCCTCCACCTAGCCTACCAAGGATGACTCAAAGTCTGGGGATACTGCCCCAGTGATTTAtaaaagaagaatttttaaTCATCTTTATTTGCTTTCcttgtttttcttctctttctttgttctcttttttaaaGGGGTCCGTTGTTTGGGACCATTTTAAGTTTCTGCAAGTACATTAACTCATCCATGTTTGAGGATGAGTGTTTATACAATTGCCTTTTTTGGGCCTGATACATTAAAGGGATTTTGGACGTGGTCATTTACcctttattataaatatattttcgTTCATACTTGAACATTTTGCTTTCATTGCCAATTTTGATACCCAAGTATTTTATTCTATCCATGGTTTGGACTATCTTAAAATGGCTAAGTATTTTCCTCGTCCTAATTTTGGACTTTTTTGGAACTTTTAATCTCAAGTTCTTCCTTTCGTCCATAGTTTGGATTACTCAGTTGTATTTTGCATGCATGCATGCCTTTTTTCATCCTTTGCTTTTGGACGAATGTACTGGGAGGTGTATGTTCCTTCCCTTTGTACTGGTATTATTACCTTTTAAGGTTTTATGATTAGCTCTTCCTCGTTTAAGGATGGCTTATGACGATACATCTCTGCATCCAGAGCTTTAGTCCTCTTTAATTTCATATGGATGTTAATTTCACAGAATTATCAACACTTAAATTAGAGAATTCAAGCTGCTTTATATACAATAAAACGATACATAATATCGTCCATAAACATCAGAGGACTTAGTACATAGCATCGTCCAAAGACATCATTCATGCTAATACTTAGTCCTTTTTAGGGAAtccaaattactttatctacaAAAGGACtttgttcataacattttcCATAGCACATGCTAGTAACTAGTGTTTTTTAGggaattcaaatattaaaaaacataaaatactgCTGAAAAATATAAGTGTTGAAAGATAACATAAATAAACTACTAATGGTCACTAGTAATCTTTAATCTCGTCCATGCTGACCATCCTGACGAGTCTTCTTCACTGGTAGTACTTCCTTAAGTGTTACACATTCCATAGGTGCTCTAGCTTTTGTCCATCCAAGGCTTCCAAGTAGTACGAACCTCGCCTTTTGGGATTGATAACtctgtatggtccttcccaactAGATCC
Coding sequences within:
- the LOC142611874 gene encoding uncharacterized protein LOC142611874 isoform X7 gives rise to the protein MPEFRNKARKAFKCHSDEEIISDDEVNNVVSKFSDSSNAKKLHEDSLCRFGSGMQDGARTWSAVSKEAEALFHLNENASTHSAYSKASKSYKGVGCRVKQKFSFRFQSCKEEPSWPSLSKDENDVSFEVHEAPERLDTFEPRSEERSIAEVLDNCQRKNQFQSENLHAEVGALGHGCTEPSMAELLDGLQDRASLQKGVSKKCSRTKAKRVQIVAKKIISPLGDRTVDREDSSESMGSGSSSEDKQATDQKLKVTIPEMKGQTMADRFQETLGATFLNDEGALVAVPKSSGIGLFGKLQQLMQNEKERDADFLKKLQTGSNKISKNCDYEVSSIVVKILARYLDAKLIVCQCSFGENIESPTPSGSPQIMINGGRKTTIIFNPRVCSDVDLEVGNSICIHPPWKEVKAGNDESIVLSMYFSQIVS
- the LOC142611874 gene encoding uncharacterized protein LOC142611874 isoform X1, producing MWRQNVFLQNPDSDHSISDEEDYDSKLPQISASLTGALEKKEELQVLSRLEILRGTSEWNFGKKSSKNDTHVSLEDDDVEMPEFRNKARKAFKCHSDEEIISDDEVNNVVSKFSDSSNAKKLHEDSLCRFGSGMQDGARTWSAVSKEAEALFHLNENASTHSAYSKASKSYKGVGCRVKQKFSFRFQSCKEEPSWPSLSKDENDVSFEVHEAPERLDTFEPRSEERSIAEVLDNCQRKNQFQSENLHAEVGALGHGCTEPSMAELLDGLQDRASLQKGVSKKCSRTKAKRVQIVAKKIISPLGDRTVDREDSSESMGSGSSSEDKQATDQKLKVTIPEMKGQTMADRFQETLGATFLNDEGALVAVPKSSGIGLFGKLQQLMQNEKERDADFLKKLQTGSNKISKNCDYEVSSIVVKILARYLDAKLIVCQCSFGENIESPTPSGSPQIMINGGRKTTIIFNPRVCSDVDLEVGNSICIHPPWKEVKAGNDESIVLSMYFSQIVS
- the LOC142611874 gene encoding uncharacterized protein LOC142611874 isoform X2, encoding MWRQNVFLQNPDSDHSISDEEDYDSKLPQISASLTGALEKKEELQVLSRLEILRGTSEWNFGKKSSKNDTHVSLEDDDVEMPEFRNKARKAFKCHSDEEIISDDEVNNVVSKFSDSSNAKKLHEDSLCRFGSGMQDGARTWSAVSKEAEALFHLNENASTHSAYSKASKSYKGVGCRVKQKFSFRFQSCKEEPSWPSLSKDENDVSFEVHEAPERLDTFEPRSEERSIAEVLDNCQRKNQFQSENLHAEVGALGHGCTEPSMAELLDGLQDRASLQKGVSKKCSRTKAKRVQIVAKKIISPLGDRTVDREDSSESMGSGSSSEDKATDQKLKVTIPEMKGQTMADRFQETLGATFLNDEGALVAVPKSSGIGLFGKLQQLMQNEKERDADFLKKLQTGSNKISKNCDYEVSSIVVKILARYLDAKLIVCQCSFGENIESPTPSGSPQIMINGGRKTTIIFNPRVCSDVDLEVGNSICIHPPWKEVKAGNDESIVLSMYFSQIVS
- the LOC142611874 gene encoding uncharacterized protein LOC142611874 isoform X4, whose product is MWRQNVFLQNPDSDHSISDEEDYDSKLPQISASLTGALEKKEELQVLSRLEILRGTSEWNFGKKSSKNDTHVSLEDDDVEMPEFRNKARKAFKCHSDEEIISDDEVNNVVSKFSDSSNAKKLHEDSLCRFGSGMQDGARTWSAVSKEAEALFHLNENASTHSAYSKASKSYKGVGCRVKQKFSFRFQSCKEEPSWPSLSKDENDVSFEVHEAPERLDTFEPRSEERSIAEVLDNCQRKNQFQSENLHAEVGALGHGCTEPSMAELLDGLQDRASLQKGVSKKCSRTKAKRVQIVAKKIISPLGDRTVDREDSSESMGSGSSSEDKATDQKLKVTIPEMKGQTMADRFQETLGATFLNDEGALVAVPKSSGIGLFGKLQQLMQNEKERDADFLKKLQTGSNKINEVSSIVVKILARYLDAKLIVCQCSFGENIESPTPSGSPQIMINGGRKTTIIFNPRVCSDVDLEVGNSICIHPPWKEVKAGNDESIVLSMYFSQIVS
- the LOC142611874 gene encoding uncharacterized protein LOC142611874 isoform X3, which gives rise to MWRQNVFLQNPDSDHSISDEEDYDSKLPQISASLTGALEKKEELQVLSRLEILRGTSEWNFGKKSSKNDTHVSLEDDDVEMPEFRNKARKAFKCHSDEEIISDDEVNNVVSKFSDSSNAKKLHEDSLCRFGSGMQDGARTWSAVSKEAEALFHLNENASTHSAYSKASKSYKGVGCRVKQKFSFRFQSCKEEPSWPSLSKDENDVSFEVHEAPERLDTFEPRSEERSIAEVLDNCQRKNQFQSENLHAEVGALGHGCTEPSMAELLDGLQDRASLQKGVSKKCSRTKAKRVQIVAKKIISPLGDRTVDREDSSESMGSGSSSEDKQATDQKLKVTIPEMKGQTMADRFQETLGATFLNDEGALVAVPKSSGIGLFGKLQQLMQNEKERDADFLKKLQTGSNKINEVSSIVVKILARYLDAKLIVCQCSFGENIESPTPSGSPQIMINGGRKTTIIFNPRVCSDVDLEVGNSICIHPPWKEVKAGNDESIVLSMYFSQIVS